tttatctaatgaaatttactaatttaataattaacatTTGTCGGAAATTTCCCAATTATAGTTCGGGCTAAAATTCTTTGGGCCAAATTTGATTTAGGATATAACCctggttaaaataataaacttcTATTACCAAAAAAAACTTCATACAAATTTTTCATCGTATCAGGTTTTCGTATATTTATACTTAAGCAAATgagatttaatttgtttaaatataCATTATTTGATTGATTGCtttctttgaaaaaaattaagagtaaaGGATAAATAGATCATTGACCCTTTTTTGTgtggatatttttgttttcaaagaTTAGAAAATACATTTATGTTCCTGACTCTTCCAAAACGCGGACAAATTTATTCCTCTGTTGAAGTCATCCAGTTGGACCCGACGAAAAACGCTGACGTGGCTTCCGTGGCACTTGCTTGCCCATTACAGGATGACACGTGGACTGTATCTTCTGAAGAGAGGACGTATTAGTCCCCACCACTAAAACGACGTCATTTCTCTCCCACCCCTCCAAACACACTTTAATCCCATTCTGCATTTTCAACCAATATTCCAGATTCAAGCCAAATCAGATTCAGATTTTCAACCAATCAACAATACTTCACCAAATCCAGAAGCAGCAAATTCAGCACTTCCAGTTTTGGAATTCCAGAATCATCAACAATGCATCCAAAACACACAAACAAAGAATCAATAGAGTAACAAATCGCAGCAACAAAAACGAAATTTCAAGAAAAACGAGAGATAGGAGTCTAAGCAAATTCATATTCAACGACATATTCACCAACAACAGAGCATAAATTCAATTTCACATGCTTAGTTCATAATTCAACCAGTCCAGATTGTGCAATTTATGAAGAACATGTAAGAACTCCTCATAATTCTAGAAAAATTGCTACACTCTCAAATAGAATCAGCAACTTACCAGAAATTGCATATGGAGAAAACCACTCTGGTCGAGGAGGAAGTTGCCATCCAGGGCGGCGGAGGGGTTGAATCTCCTACCGACAGTAAGCGGCGCTGGCGAAGCTGCAGTTCTACATCGAGGCAGTGGTGTCGAGATCGACGCCGTTTCaaaggaggaaggagaggacacTGTGCATGATGGAGGCGGCTGGATCCTGAGCGGCGAGGATGGCGTCACGAGTGATTTCACGGGTGTGCTTCACGGCGGTGTTGTCACAACGCGAGGAGCACCAAACGGTCATGCGGAGACAGCGCTGAGTTCCGACTGCAATTCTTGCAGAGGTTGGTTCTGTCGTGCTTCTTTGATTGTGGCCAAGCCACCACTACTGACGGTGGCGATCTTCCCCTGGGAGCGCGAAGATGAGACTAGAACAGAACAGTGGGACACGGTGGTTGTCGAGGATGCGCATGGAGAGGGGAGTAGAGTGTGTTAGGGTAAGCGAAGGAGTGGAGAGGGAGGGCGATGGGGTAAGGAGAGGAGGGGCAGCGTAGGTGGTGGTGAAAGAGGGAGTCAGGAGACAGGAGGTGGTTGGGGTTGGAGGTGATTGAAGAAGGATTAGGGCTCATAAATGTGAAAGATTCGGAATTTGGGTGAAATGATTTCGTTTGGAGTAGGAGTACTAATATGTTCTGTTTTAAAAAGTTACACATTTTGGTGTGAAATGACTAATATGTCATGTTTTAAAAAGTTACATGTCACGTGTGCCCTCGTAACGGCTAAATCAACGTCACGGAAGCCACGTCAGCGTTTTCCGTTGAGTTCAACAGAATCACTTCAGCAGAATGATAAATTTATCCGCGTTTTAAAAAGATTAgagatataaatatattttttaatttttaaagataaaaatataaaaaaaaaatcaaaaacctATCTGTCCTTtactcaaaaattaaaaatatgatacCACCCCGGTTTACAATGTTAATTAGTtgttatttgtttaatttttcaatacAAATAGTATAAGACTCAATATTCTGTAAAATGCACATGACATCGATGATATACACATGTATAAATAAAGAGAAGAGACTATGTGTCTctattaaatttgttataaagaaattataaattaaacctAATTATATGGAAAAGCAGGAGAGCCCAACAAATAATGGGGATAAAACCAATCACAATAAAGAAATGAAACCCAAAGTTATGATTTGATTTtcgtttttactttttagtacGACCATAATTATTACCAGTAAGTCCTTGACCTTTTATGACAAGACCAATTAATTTTAGAccttggtttttttttttcaaaaaatgttacttttagaggaaaaaaatagggttaaaaatcttaaaataaacattttttaatGAGTTGATCGAATCTTCATGTCGgatcaaaagaaaaattttaaaaatatatttttattaaaatttaaaaataaaataatgaatcGTTGATTTAGTCTGTATGCTGTttaatctattatttttttgaattaattgaataaagctattttaatatgaaataagattaaaaaacaacaataaaTGTACAGTATAATTTTTGTTGAATCAttttaatatagaaaaatattagatggTGAAtacttttgattttactttacatttaaattaatattaattatttattatttatttttatattaaaagtatttgTCCCGtaatatttagaattttttatttaaataaataaaataaatataataattatcaaaataaataatttaaaaaatatttatcgatTTACATTCTCAAGTCATATATCGTTTACAGGTAAACGAGATGACAATTCATGGATGCCAGCAATTTATACGCCACCTTTCTGATTTTTTTCGCTTGTGTATCACTAAATTTGCTCAATatcaaactttttaaatttgacaATATCTCCACACACCGAGTCCAAATCAATATCGGATTTTCACACTCAGTCACTCATTGTTGTTATTTCTCATACGACAATTGAGATAAACAAGCACAACTATGTATGGATTATTACTGGCCATTGATGTCTTGTATTCTAGAGAAATATGAGTCacaaaaagaatagaaaaaacttgtgaaaaatactaaaaattacacATCCTTTTATATCTACTGTGATTGTCTTCTATACACATGTATCTCGTTTAATTGTAAACCAGATATGACTTGAAAATACAAAttggtaaatattttttaagttatttattttggtaattattatatttattttatttattaaaataaaaattttaatatttagccatgattaaagaaaaaattataagatatataagtatttataaaaatatttgaaaatttttcgtaattaaaatattgatataaatttaaaaatatagtaaagagaaaaagagtaaaTAATGGTTTTATAGTAATTGATTGGTAGAAAATAGATGCATCCGGGGCCGGCAATGCCTATGCCCTTTGTTTGTCTCATCCACCTTCTCCTTTTCTATATTATACATaccattcttcttcctttctcacctctctctctctctctctcttaactagcttccatggaagaagaggaTACGGATCCATCGCCCCCGGGAACTGCTGGCAGATCGTATGAGTGTGTGTTCTGCAAGAGAGGCTTCACAACTGCACAAGCCTTAGGTGGACACATGAACATTCATAGAAAGGACAAGGCCAATAACAGAACCAAACCTACTACTACTTTTCTTATTCCTTCTTCAACTCAACTTCATCATTCCGATCATCATCTCGGCTTCTATTACTTTTCATCATCAACTTCCACAcggaataacaacaacaacaacaacaatatctATGAGGTTCATTCTGATTGTTCTTCTTCCAATCAAGGTTATTTTCCTCCACCCAAGGAGAGAAACTTGAGTttttgcaataataataataatccatcatcatcatcatgtgtTGCTCAAGTTAAAGACAAGGTACAAGATAACAGTGATGAAGGTGGCGGCCTTGATTTAGAGCTCAGACTTGGTCATCATCatccttaattaattaataactagcATGCATATTATAAAGCCTAATTTTGATTAGCCTACATATATTATTGTTATGTCATACATAGCTTGAAGCTTCTTCAATGGAGAAATAATGATGGCTTAACTGCTCTGGATCCATCCATTTTCTGATGCTGAGAAATAAGGCAGGTACTCCTGAACTTACCTTTTTATCCACAAAAATTGTGTAGCCACATCATATTCTAGGGTTTCTATGCTTATATATACTAGAAGCTCCTAATTCATATATATTAtgtgaattaattaattattgtaatttttttctaaataaatctaTATATTACATATGCATATACTTCCAAGAAGTGTGTCAATAGAATATGAAGGTCCTGTATGTATATATGtcgtttaatttaatttaatttctcaatTGCTATACCTGCTTTACATTGCTTTAAGGTAATTATACAAAATGATAACGTAACTGCTCCGGGAGGATAAGCATGATTAATTATTGTTGTAGTTGCAATTATGCAATATACACAATTCGATCAGTAATGTTAGTTCCATGGATTgatgtaaaaataataatggTAATTGTAATTTCATGAATACGATTGCATATCAGGTTGCATGTGAAGTTAATTTTCTTATTACGTGGTACAGAAGCATTAAACAAAATGATTTGTCTTCATTAGCATTTTACCTACTTTTCTCATACACACTGGTGTAAATTTACGGCAAAATGTACGTGTAATAAGTaatctttgttattttatgacATGATTAAACATCTCTTTCAAGGTGGAGGTTGTTGAATCTTGAGTACAgatgcatataaaaaaatatcctaatacactcttttatatattaagagtAGAATATGCAGCTTTTTAGGCTCCTGCCTcattctaaatttaatttttatataataaaaagatgATAAATACAAGATCAAGCTCTATATAGATCAACTTTCTCGAAAgcttaattaataaaatgaataaattaaagaGTATACATAGTTGTATATTCTTTCAGTATTCTTATCTCTAGAAAAACATTTTTGCTTGTGCTTTTTCTTTAAGGTGTACGGGTAATAAGGTGATAGAGTTCGGTacaataatcaaattaaaatatcttgAATGCTTGGTGGATATGCATGAAAGGCAGTAGATAAATGATAGTATATGAATTCTACTTAATGGGTTTATTCGTCACCAATAATAAGATTAACaaaaatgagtttaatttttagaaaaattacaGTAACAACGTTTTTTTAATGACATAAACTATAGGTTAAAAAACGAAacttacttttaattttaaaaattaaattttaaattaattaagcttaatcataattttaatttttttttatttttgtcgcAATCGCTCTCTCGCAATTATGTGCCACCGCCGCTGTATTGCGACCCGGTTTCCCTCGCAGTTGTTGTCtcgttatttattttttatcaactaAGTCAGATATTCATTTTATAATGTAAGTAGATGGTTCTTTTCATTTTAAAGTGGATGTTTATTTGGGTATACCATTGGTATtttacttgatttgcttgattttgTATGTACATGCTTCGCAGGATGTTTGTTTTACTATGTATACAGATGGTTATTTCCATTAAGATGTAGATGTTTATTTGAGTCATACCATTTGGGTGAACAAAGATGATCGAGGACGAAGTAGAGACGCGTCGCATCGTCGCGGTGCGGCTGTACGAAGGGCAGTAGGGCGGTGCGGCTGTGCGCGATGCAGTAGGGTGATGGGCGACTTTCTCACTCGTCGAGAACGCACGACTGTTGTGAACAGAGGCACGGTGCTGCTATGAGAGCAGGAGCGGAGGTAGCGACGACACTTCGCGGGCTTCAGGGGAGATGAAGATGCGATTGTGCGGCGTGGAGGAAAGGCAGCGGTCTCTGGGCAAGGTGGCGACAACGGCGCACCACAACTTCTTGACCAGCGACGGTGGACAACGTTTCAGAAGAGGTAGTGGTGGGAGGCTGCGGTGAAAATAGGTAATGAAAAAGGCGAGTTGGGATGTTTTTTAATAGTTATTTGGCTTGGGAGTACAGTCTATTGTTCACGTTATTCACACTGTTTGTTGTCTATCTAGcagaattataatttttatgaattgacagtgtaaaatattttacatagtcgtataattataactatttttttatagcTATTCACGCAgtcaatgtaaaaaataattatttttactaatataacattacataattaaatacacGTCTAAAACGATTTTATACTGacagtatatcaaaattaaattctaacaaAATATGTTAAAAGTTATCGCACTAAATTTTAACATAGATAAAGTTCTTTAGTAGTGAATACATCTAACTATCTAAGTAATAAGTATAAAATGTTGCTAGACTTGTGTtaggttttattttattttatttttttggtaaaaCACTTATATAAACCAAATCAAACCAAACCATTGCTAATATTACATAAATCatccaaatcaaataatattacATAGATATGtctaatcatatttttatataaatttaattaaactaattcaaattacacaatatAGTAGTAAATCGAAACACATGGATTTGAATTACATGGGAACATTATTTTAAGTATAAATCGAATTGGTTAAATTCGAATTATACATTATAATACTAAATCGAATCAATGTGATTTATTCCTTGTAACATATTATTGGCATTTACTACTTTTAAAGATTAGGAGTCTGGATGAAGTTTAAAGATCCCACAAGCAAATGCTTAGAGGTCgaaaagaatatttatttttaatttttttttgtcaaattacATTAAGAAACTCTCGAACTCCAGACCTCTCATTCGAGAGAAGAGGCATGTTTGGATTATAGCtcattttgtgattttggtcgCTGCCTAAACCTTTTTTACCTCTCTTTCACTGTTTCTGAAtccctttctcttttctctgtttattcttcttttcaaaGACAAAAGCGTTTAGGTGTATCAGATATAGTATTTTTGGTTTGGattgaagatttttttttttgcctaaAACGGTATTGAAAGAATAAGTATGATGGTGATTTGATATATATGGTAAAAAAAATGATCACGACAAAAAAAAGAGGActtctcacttttctttttctttgtatcTAATATCTATATGTCAAAAAAGAGCTGAAGacaattttgtttgtttctgaTTCAAATTGTGTCTTTTTTATTCCAACTCTCCGAATTTTTGTCACGGAACGAAACTCAAATGGAGTCTTAAGATTCATTGCCTCAACAAAAACTATCATCAATTTCAAACGGCTTACCGGGGTAGAACAATGCCAATTATTGGAAATTTGGAATAACGCCCAACCCGCTGCTTccaagtccaaaaaaaaaattacccgCTGCTTTAATTCATATCGTGAAGAAGTATATTTAAATCAAGGTGAATGGGTACACCCCTAAACCGGACATGTACATAAGTACATAACTAATCGGGTTCAATGCCTGTTTAAACTTAAAAAGCTTTATACATGATAGAATATCTTACAGGGCGCAGCATTAATTACAGTGATAAGAGTTACCTCCTTTCGGGTCTAACCAAGTTGACAATTGAATGAAATATCAGTTACCTAGTTAGGTAATACACTATAAGAAAAAGCACAACAAATGATGCTACAAGTGTAAACATTCTCCGGATCCGAACAAAGGAAACAACTCCACCTACCCCATccattatcttatctttatcccCAAGACCCcaacaaaaatgaaaacaagCAGAGCAGAAATAATAGAAAggaaagaataaaattaataataattaaaaaaaaaaagacgcTCTCCAAAGGGGACTACAATTACTTGTTCAACATACCATTTTAAATTTGTCCATAGTGCCTGAAAGGATTCCCCttgatgaatccatatcatTCCCCTAAAATCAGTGCCACAAGATTACTAAAACATCAGAAAAGACCAAATAATTTCAATAGTTTCCGCAAACATACCATACGATCCAGCATGCGATTATGACTATCCACCTCCTCCTGTATATCGCCTGATAACTGTTACAATCACACCAATTGGAAAAAAAGGGAGCTATTTTAGACCATTGTGAAAACCTGCTATTTAAATATGtatgaaataaaattctaatttccaCATATTTTAAAACTCAAGAACCACCAGTAGTAACATCATTAAGGAATCAGAAATTATAAGCACCGGCAATCAGTGAAGATGGCGTCCAAGAATAGAAAACTAAAATCGCAAAAAAAAAGGagcatttttatttcttaatattcaaaatttctaatttcaaattccagAAGATTGCAGTTTGTGTAGTACAAACTATATTCAACAAGCAAAAgatataacaaaaattttaaaagaaaattatcaaACTAGAAATGTGTAGGGCATGTTGCTAGCAATAATAAACTTACCCTTTTCAGGAGATTGACTCTATCTTGCAATCCATCCATTGCTTGCTCATTATCATGCTCATCAATTTCATGGGAAGAAGAGTAGAGAGATTGAGCTCTGATGCCCCCCTCCTCAATGCCATCAAAAAGCGCAACTCTGTTGTTCCGATTGTCTctggaaaaaaaaatgtaaaatccCAAAATGGTCAAGCAACACGCACAAGCAAGATAAATTTTCCTATCTAAACATTCGAATAGTTTTAAACTGAAGAAATCAGACAAGAGACATTTCCATATTCCAAAATAGTCATGCAACACACACACAAACAAGATGCATTTGCCTTCCTAAATATTTGAACAGTTTTATAATAGCCAGAAATCAGACATGAGAGATTATAAAGTATCATAACAATTATATAATGTCTCAGGCATCAGCATTTGTAACATCTGAACTCTGCCGGAAAAGATACAAACACCTAAGTATTTCTAAAACCTAAATAATCTGAACTCAGTAGAGAAGAGTAGAAACAGTAGCTATGCCTACATAAAGTGTAATCCTTATGTACTATTATCCTTGACTTTTTATACTTTCATTCAAGTGGCCATAATGTACTGTAATATCAGTAAAATAAAACAGTTTAGCTTCTAATTTTACAAATAGAGACGGTGAAAAAATGTTATACAATGATGGTAGACCAAAATTAAGATATTCAAAATATTAGTCTTATAACCAGAAGCTAAATAAATAAGCAATATGACATATCTAGCACAGCTTCACTATATGATAAAACACGGTAATAAAGGAACTATTTAGAGTGTGACTGCATTATGGTGCTACAAATATAAAAGCAAAGGCATAATTATCAGCCTAAGTAACCATATGTTACTTGACTTACCGACCAGTACAGATTACAGAAGAATTGATAGTGCAGTGGAAACTCAAATAAACTGCATGTCATGTTGCGTACACtggaaaagccaatagcccaATACCTAGAGGAGATAAGAGGCATACAGCATAACTCAAAATGAGGAGAAGAGATCATACACTACATTGGTCCTCCTTGTCATGTTGCATAGTATAGAAGTTAGATCCACCTTGTCTTCCATAAGTGGCAGAATCAAATCCGGAAGCATGTTCGTTTCCAAACAGCTGCTTAACTTCTCTACCAGTTTCATTGAAATTATTCCATGGTCGTATGGCACGAGCATCATTATTGatttagtttattaattaattttgcgACATTTTCAGCACAAGTCATGTGCATAATGCCTTAATGCGAACAGTTAATAAGTTAGTAACAACtgcttttttaagaaaaaaggaattttaactaaattttatgtTAATGTAATTTGGAATCTCATACTCAACCTAATTTTTTGAGTTACACTCAAACTAAGGTTTGAgatcaataaatcaaaacaggATCTCCTCCAGACACCACAGCTGACAGCTCATATCTGTTACAGATAACTCgccatcattcaaaattcagatAAAAGGTATTCTAGTTGGACGACGCAAGGGCCCGTGAATTGCGCAATCTGGAAACACTAAAAGCATCGAGTCTCTAATCTATAACAGAGCACTGAGACTCTGAGAGCAGTTCCCCTACTTCTTCGGTCCGCACAATTTCACCTCTATCAAGCAAATACGATTTCGAAATCACTCCAGAAATGAAACGAAATCACAGCTTTAAAGCTGCTATTCGCAGATCAATGATCGCAATCATATCTATACCAGATAACGAAATACAGATCTCCAAAAACGACGCCGAATCAACGGATCTGAAGTGTGCCACGAAGCAAACAAGTACAGAGGTACTGCTCTAGCCTAGCATAAATGAAATTCAGTAATACTAAAAGTCTGAAACACAAGATCTAAACACTAACCGTCGAGGATTCATGGCTCACGAGATCGCAGATTCGTCGGCGAGTACTCGATCGTCCAATCTGCGTTCCCAGAAACAAAATCATCGCAATTAATCCACCGAAAAAATCCTCACGATATAGCTAGtacataagaaagaaaaaatcggAGGGTGCAAATAAACAGAAGCAACGAGGAAATTGGTGAATTGAGTAGAGGAACAACCTTGGTGTGTAGCTGAGTAGATGGATGAACGCAACAAGGAACCGAATAAGCAATAGAGGTTTGTTTTATAAAGGATTATTGCAATATAGTTTTATCAAATTTGGAATTTCGtgtctatatttttttaatagaattttatattatttttagttttataattaagttattttaataaaaatattaaaattaataaaatatttttttaaataatatataattaaaattttaatttttaattatatatttttaatttataataaaaactattttgttaattttactagCCTCGTACTTCAAATTctgaattattaatttataatttagtggttcaactaaaataattgaatcataataaaataatatataaaactataaataaatatagagtAAAGCTAAGGAACCAAAAGCATATCAGCCAAAATTCAGTCGAATATTgttggatgaattcaaaatttttatgagttaatatatatggatgtttcttctactaagtattagaatgtttctttttcatattaaacgGATgttcatttatatatttttcgaatttgtgattgttagaAGTGGATAGATTAATGTGagtttataggttttaattaggtttacttaatcaatttaaaattttttaaattttgaatttaaaaaatttaaaattaattaattaataatataaattaatgtagttttatttagtttttggcTGATAAGCTTTTGGTTccttatacttttccataaatatacaaaatataaatatattttagtacAAATCTTAAAATTCCACAAACTAAAAGTATAACACTAAACAGTTTTATAATCTCATATAAATACAACACAAAAATTAAatcgaaacaaaaaaaaagtcaaatatCAAAGATTAAATCAATATTTATATACGTATAAAatctataatattatatattacaaaataataaaaaataagcaaaaaaaattattagtttagTTGCATCTTAGTTCttagttttttcctttttatttgaaaaatgtgTATAGTATatgttttattgtttaatatatatttactttaaattaaatttattatattaatatcttAAGAATATGTATAATTATCATGAATACAAATTATGTGCTAATTAAACTTAATATAAAttcctttttttataaaataacgaggataaaataaacattttaatAGGCTTGTAAATTGTATGTTTTGTCTATGTCTCAATTATaagtcaaaatataaaaataatattttttatttatatatttttttatgtatttgtgtctaTATCTTGATAATTGTGAGATAAATACTCAAATACAACCTCcattttatagaaaatgattGCCTGTTGTATAgttaaaataagattttagttatatctataaattatatttgtttGATATAAATAGTTTAACTCCTACTTTACAATATTATGTTAGTGTAATAATAAGAAGTaactattgtatttttttttgtaacttaaataaattaaacaaaaaaatctttgttatgtatttgtattttttctaATCAAACGAAAGTCAATACGCCAATTTCAAtgcatgatattttttattttgagcaCCAACGGATCCATAAATCTAAAACCATCTTGGTAATTAGTAACAGGATTAAACGCTTCAACATAATCCGTCTCACAAATAGCATATCGTTGATCCACATCTAAACTAAGATATATTTTCTCCAAATAGTAAACAATTTCTTTTAAAGAATATTATTACTCCCAATTATTCTCATACACACTCTTTTTGCCAATTCCCATTACAATGACAAATttgctttcaaaaaatttaaaaatttaacaaaaatgtcCAAACATTAATTAATCACGTCTCTGTTATTTGAAAATACTTACATcgctaaaaaaattgataacttAGCACCAAATCATCACCTTTTACCTCCACGTCTTCCTCTACTTCACCACTATCATACTCACCACCACTACTAATCTTGCCTTAATgtattcaacattttttttgtgtctaaacatgaaaagaaacaaaacaaacactATTTTATATCTGAGTGGATGATTTGCTAAAAATCAACACAAGGTTCAGACCAAATGACATGATTATAGTTACTCTTAGCACCATATCTAGTCATCCAATCC
This portion of the Arachis duranensis cultivar V14167 chromosome 6, aradu.V14167.gnm2.J7QH, whole genome shotgun sequence genome encodes:
- the LOC107493130 gene encoding bet1-like SNARE 1-1 isoform X1, with amino-acid sequence MMLVPYDHGIISMKLVEKLSSCLETNMLPDLILPLMEDKVDLTSILCNMTRRTNVVDNRNNRVALFDGIEEGGIRAQSLYSSSHEIDEHDNEQAMDGLQDRVNLLKRLSGDIQEEVDSHNRMLDRMGNDMDSSRGILSGTMDKFKMVC
- the LOC107493130 gene encoding bet1-like SNARE 1-1 isoform X2, which translates into the protein MNPRRDNRNNRVALFDGIEEGGIRAQSLYSSSHEIDEHDNEQAMDGLQDRVNLLKRLSGDIQEEVDSHNRMLDRMGNDMDSSRGILSGTMDKFKMVC
- the LOC107493129 gene encoding zinc finger protein 11-like, translated to MEEEDTDPSPPGTAGRSYECVFCKRGFTTAQALGGHMNIHRKDKANNRTKPTTTFLIPSSTQLHHSDHHLGFYYFSSSTSTRNNNNNNNNIYEVHSDCSSSNQGYFPPPKERNLSFCNNNNNPSSSSCVAQVKDKVQDNSDEGGGLDLELRLGHHHP